The following are encoded in a window of Verrucomicrobiia bacterium genomic DNA:
- the murI gene encoding glutamate racemase, which translates to MTPRPARPIGIFDSGLGGLTVVRAFHHALPHEDIVYLGDTARVPYGTKSPETVIRFACEDALFLERQKVKCIVVACNTASAWALNVLEDQFDVPVFGVIQPGARVAVEKTRNHRIGVIATAATIRSRAYQIALAELYPKVRVFPQACPLLVPLIEEGWTSHRITAEILRVYLAPLLRHKMDTLILGCTHYPLIKNLIRRLAGPRVVLVDSAESCAQLVSQRLAAHGLLHDRRDRPGRIFPYVTDAPEQFEALADRFLGFPIGQAWKVELPSLKKR; encoded by the coding sequence ATGACCCCGCGCCCTGCACGCCCCATCGGCATCTTCGATTCCGGCCTGGGCGGGCTTACCGTCGTCCGCGCCTTCCATCACGCCCTCCCCCACGAGGACATCGTCTATCTCGGCGACACCGCCCGCGTCCCCTACGGCACCAAATCCCCAGAAACCGTCATCCGCTTCGCCTGCGAAGACGCCCTCTTCCTCGAACGCCAAAAAGTCAAATGCATCGTCGTCGCCTGCAACACCGCCTCCGCCTGGGCCCTCAACGTCCTGGAAGACCAGTTTGACGTCCCCGTCTTCGGCGTCATCCAGCCCGGCGCCCGCGTCGCCGTCGAAAAAACCCGCAACCACCGCATCGGCGTCATCGCCACCGCCGCCACCATCCGCAGCCGCGCCTACCAAATCGCCCTCGCCGAGCTGTACCCCAAAGTCCGCGTCTTCCCCCAGGCCTGCCCCCTCCTCGTCCCCCTCATCGAGGAAGGCTGGACCTCCCACCGCATCACCGCCGAAATCCTCCGCGTTTACCTCGCCCCCCTCCTCCGCCACAAAATGGACACCCTCATCCTCGGCTGCACCCATTACCCCCTCATCAAAAACCTCATCCGCCGCCTCGCCGGACCCCGCGTCGTCCTCGTGGACTCCGCCGAATCCTGCGCCCAGCTCGTCAGCCAGCGCCTCGCCGCCCACGGCCTCCTCCATGACCGCCGCGACCGCCCCGGCCGCATCTTCCCCTACGTCACCGACGCCCCCGAGCAATTCGAAGCCCTCGCC
- the ispF gene encoding 2-C-methyl-D-erythritol 2,4-cyclodiphosphate synthase yields the protein MVRVGIGYDVHPLVAGRRCVLGGVEIAYEKGLAGHSDADVLMHAICDAVLGALGLGDIGQFFPNTDPRWKDAPSRIFLEEAARQVAARGGRIVNIDATLVAQAPKVGPHVGAMKRNLGAALGVGPEVIGIKATTNEGLGFIGRGEGIAAMAVAAVELGE from the coding sequence ATGGTACGTGTGGGCATAGGATATGATGTGCATCCGCTGGTGGCGGGGCGGCGGTGTGTGCTGGGGGGCGTGGAGATTGCTTACGAGAAAGGGCTGGCGGGACATTCGGATGCGGATGTGTTGATGCATGCGATTTGCGATGCGGTTTTGGGGGCGTTGGGGTTGGGGGACATTGGGCAGTTTTTTCCGAATACGGATCCGCGGTGGAAGGATGCGCCCAGCCGGATTTTTTTGGAGGAGGCGGCGCGGCAGGTGGCGGCGCGCGGGGGGCGGATTGTGAATATTGATGCGACGTTGGTGGCGCAGGCGCCGAAGGTGGGGCCGCATGTGGGGGCGATGAAGAGGAATCTGGGGGCGGCGCTGGGGGTGGGGCCGGAGGTGATTGGGATCAAGGCGACGACGAATGAGGGGCTGGGATTTATTGGGCGGGGGGAGGGGATTGCGGCGATGGCGGTGGCGGCGGTGGAGCTGGGGGAGTAG
- a CDS encoding N-acetylmuramoyl-L-alanine amidase — translation MQGRFGIAWWLAIFWAMAAPAFAQAWTKLPRTTLFGNEYLSLAQWADACKYDLKTQGDSAILTSRWSRLLFKADSRQAEIRGVQVHLSVPVAKQGGEFYISSLDAATVLQPLLFPVKSPKVSVRSVAIDAGHGGKDPGNLEGKFQEKRFTLQLAEELQSALKAAGLKATLTRSSDTYHDPADRPAIARRQKADLLISLHYNAAADTSVRGLETYCMTPARASSTNARGEGANTGAYPANQFDPHNVLLAWHVQQAMTHQLGLPDRGVRRARFAVLRFSTTPAILVEAGFMSNPADMARIADATHRKKMAQAIASGILAYKKAIESP, via the coding sequence ATGCAAGGCCGCTTCGGCATCGCATGGTGGCTGGCCATCTTTTGGGCAATGGCCGCTCCTGCCTTTGCGCAAGCCTGGACCAAACTCCCCCGCACCACCCTCTTCGGCAACGAATACCTCTCCCTCGCCCAATGGGCCGATGCCTGTAAGTACGACCTCAAAACCCAGGGCGACTCCGCCATCCTCACCAGCCGCTGGAGCCGCCTCCTCTTCAAAGCCGACTCACGCCAGGCCGAAATCCGCGGCGTCCAGGTCCACCTCTCCGTCCCCGTCGCCAAACAGGGCGGCGAGTTCTACATTTCCTCCCTCGATGCCGCCACCGTCCTCCAACCCCTCCTCTTCCCCGTCAAATCCCCCAAAGTCTCCGTCCGCTCCGTCGCCATTGACGCCGGCCACGGCGGCAAAGACCCCGGCAACCTCGAAGGCAAATTCCAGGAAAAACGCTTCACCCTCCAACTGGCCGAAGAACTGCAATCCGCCCTCAAGGCCGCCGGCCTCAAAGCCACCCTCACCCGCAGCTCCGACACCTACCACGACCCCGCCGACCGCCCCGCCATCGCCCGCCGCCAAAAAGCCGACCTCCTCATCAGCCTTCACTACAATGCCGCCGCCGACACCTCCGTCCGCGGCCTCGAAACCTATTGCATGACCCCCGCCCGCGCCAGCTCCACCAACGCCCGCGGCGAAGGCGCCAACACCGGCGCCTACCCCGCCAACCAGTTCGACCCCCACAACGTCCTCCTCGCCTGGCACGTCCAGCAGGCCATGACCCACCAGTTGGGCCTCCCCGACCGCGGCGTCCGCCGCGCCCGCTTCGCCGTCCTCCGCTTCAGCACCACCCCCGCCATCCTCGTCGAAGCCGGCTTCATGTCCAACCCCGCCGATATGGCCCGCATCGCCGACGCCACCCACCGCAAAAAAATGGCCCAGGCCATCGCCTCCGGCATCCTGGCCTACAAAAAAGCCATCGAATCCCCATGA